The genomic segment accctatttccttttaaccgttgATAtgatgtattatattataagagagaaaagtaaacaaaagaaatacaagtcaaaatatttcaacTCACGTCTTGGCAATCATTTCAGCCTCCTTATCCAGACCTGGTGGTAGACCATGACCTTGAAGAAGACTCTGTTCCAGCAGCAGTTCTGGTGGGTACAGCATTGTAGGGTACAGGGAGAATGGAGAACCACTGGAAAGAAGAAATGAAATCATTAGTACATGACGACTTTAATGATGATGAAGAGACCAAATTGACAATTGAAAAGGACCTTTAAACTGTTTATGCTTAAGGCATAAACTTGCATGATAAATATAAGCAAGAGATAGATTGTTAGGAAAATATGAATAGTCTGCTTACCCCTGTGAGAATAAAGCAACTTGTGCCAGTCCTGGAAGACCAGCTAGTGATGCTGTGTACTGTTGCTGCATCTTCAGTTGTTCTTGGAGGCTTCCCTTCCTGCCACCTGCTAGATACTGTTGCAGAAGGAGGCTTTGCACTGCCTGCACCTGTAAATGAAGATGATGCGTTAATGGTAAGGTAATGTagaattttcaatacaataatttcaattatcGAAAACGTTCAAGATATTTTTGTCTAATAACCCTGGACCGGGGACTCTCAGTCCATTAGTTGAACTCATTATCTGATGAAACGTGTATGATGAAAGGCTACAGATAGTATAGacatattttctatttaccTGATCAGCAGGATTCGGAGGTCGCTGACTGTGGCTCGGAGAAGGTGCCTGACTGGTGGACGATGATGATGCAGTAGAAGGCAATATCGATATCTCAGGATATTCCCTCTCCAAAGTCTCCTGTGCGCAAAAACACAATCTTAGTTGAATGGTATAACTTgccaaaatacaataatttgtcacaaacaatacaatacattgaCGTCAATAGTCCTAAATTAGTGTTCACAGAATCTAATTATACATAACCACTATTTTGAGGACGGCGCCttttattaaaacctaaatAGACGTTGACAAAATGCCAACTAACACAATTGTGATAAAGGTTAAGCTAATGTTTCGAGGATAATGAATTTATACTTCAATAAATGAAGGTAGGGACCAGAAAGTAGCTCACCTTAGTAGCTGCCAGTCCAACTGGACCAGGTTCCATGGAATTGCTGTGCTTCTTCACCATATGACTGAACAGCAGCTTCAGATCCACATAAGCTTGACTGCAATGAGGACAATGGTAATGCAGGTTCATTCCCGTGGAGTTCTTATTCAAAGGACAAGTCTGATCATGGCACGAAGGTGGGATCGTTGGTCCTGTGATCTTCGGAGGCTCAAAGACTTTCTTATGATCGTAATCCATACGAGGCTTCATTTCCTTTGAAGGTGAGGCATCATAGATGCTTCTTGGTGACGGAGACGAAGTATTACTTCGGAGATGTGATGACGGGTAGAAGGTACCGGTCGCTTTTACTACTGAAATAAATATGGTTTCAAGATCAGTTTAATGTGGCTTGAGGTGAACATTGTCAAATTGATTTAAGACTGAGTGCATTAGAAAATGGCTAATGCtataaaaaatcatagaaaaataCTCACCGGACACGCTATCCTGTTCTCTTTCAAACTCACTCTTGATCGAGAAGTTTGCTGGAGTGAAAGACTCGTTGGGCTCCTTCATTGAGCTGACACTGTCTACTGAAGCCCTCTCTTTCAAAGAATAATCTTTGGCTTCCTCGAATTGCTTCTCTTGGTCTGTCTCACTCTTGATCACAGGAGTACCCCTGCCGTGTTTGTGAGTAGCCAACGCAGAGTACTGTGTCAAAATAGCTGGGCAATTATTACCCTGGGCGCAGTGGAAATGAGAGCGCAGTTGGTTCTTGAAGCAGCTCTTCCCACCACACTGGTCGAATGAAGCGAAATAGTCGAATCCTTCTAATAATGGACTGACACCATGAACTTCTCTCATGTGAGTCTCCATGATGATGTGGGTTTCGCCAGCAAAGCTGCAGTTGGAGCAGTGGAGATGGAGTCGCGCCATGCGGAGCTGGCAGGCGGGGTAGGAGGACGAGCAGGTGTCAGGGCTGGTGAACACTTCAAAGTGTTGGAACTTGATGCGCTGTGAAGAAAgaccaaaatattaataacaatcatattaaaattaattatgatagcaactgtttatttgtttaagaatACTTACAGGGAATTCTTCAATTGTTGGAATAACCGGTGACTGGATGACCGGCGGTAACTGATTACTCTTCGGTAACTTGAACGATGTAAATATGGCTGTCGGAGTGATATTGTCAGTGTATACTTCCACGACCCTGTTCTTCGGGGGCCTGCCCCTTTTTCTGCTGAACATTTCATCTAACGAACTCGATGGGTTGACTTGCTGAGGAACCACTCCAGGGTTGGGCCCAAGGTTCAACTGAGCTTGCAAGTTTGGTGTCAACTGCGAAGACAAGCTTGGTGCCATTTGGGCCAATTGTGCCAAGTTTGGCGGAAGATTGGGTAAATTCGGGACTTGACCGAGTTGAGCCGCCATATTTGGATGCAGCTGGGCTGACAGTTGAGGCGGGAAGTTTGGAGCGAATCTAGACGCTAAGTTCGGAGACATTGGGCTCAGAATCGCGTGCTGGCGATGGTGTTCCAAACGTCTGAATGGATGCTCTTCGGAGGATAGGATGACTGCTCCACAGTTCTCCCAGGTGCAGTGGTAATGGGTGATGTCTCTGATATGTTGGCAGGCAGAGTTGCCGCAAGGGTTGTTCCGGGTGTAGGTTACGAAGTAGGCTTCAGTGACTTGGTTCTGTTGCTCGTGTTCCATCACGTGTTTTACCATGGTAGTGTGGCAGCTGTGTGCCATTTTACAGCCATCAGCCAAGCAATGATAATGCTTGTTGAAAGCGCTGCATTTGTTGCATTTGTCTTCAGCCTCTTTGCCTCCATTGAATGTCTCGATATATTTCCTCGAAATCTCTTCGACTAATGCTGGATTCTGTAAAACAATGAAGTGATTTACATATTGTTTTCCTTGTTGATAAGCCTtgttactgggtttttttcgaaGCGTAGGTAAAATTTGGtgacaaaatagaaaaaccCAATTGAATCAAGAATGTTACCGAAATCGAACTCTCCACCTACAACTATGATCAACCATGTACGCATTTTTACCAATAACAACTAGCTACGCTTCGTAAAATGACTCTATTAACACTAACACATGTCGAGTGGCATAAAATCTTTCAATTACATTCTCTGCCTCGTCATCTCATTCAATAATCACTTCATATAAATGACTAAGTGTGGAATTGTTACTTACAAATGGATGCGGGTAGTCAGAATCCATCATTGGATTGGACATATCGTCATCGACGAGGACATTTCCTCCTGGGGAGTACATGCTTAAGTCAGCTCCTGGTTGCATCAGCGCGTTCTGAATCACCGAAGTAGGAAGcctgtgaataaaaataatgacacaCCCATTACTTACAATTCCGAAACCAGAAATAGCCTAAAATTTCGTATTTTTTGGTCGTTTGTGTCCCTTGAATCAACAAGGCACTGTGTAATAGTGCTATGTCATGTGTAACACAGGAAAATACAgtaaatttatataattatgtatgtgatgATATTCTTACTTCGTATATCAATTGAGGAGTATGACTCAGTTTTAGCAGCAATGTCATTCATCATGAGCTTGTGCTTGGAATAAATATGTGTGATTTCGTCGCTAACTATTTGAAGATGTACGTGATTAAGTGCATGTTACATTGactttaattcgtttattttattgcGATTACTAGAAACCCTTCTGTTAACATTCTCATCATCTGTATTTGCTCCTTAAAATGTCTTAACTATACTTAAAAGTATAACAATGTTCATCCTATATAACTccttttgttacaattttgaaaCAGTCTATTTGACTAAGATTataacgaatatttttttattaaatacttacccAAAACTCATTTCTTGTTCCTTCCTCTCATGCTTCCTCTTATGGGTGAAGATCTGACTGCTGGAATGCAGCACATAGTTGCAATGGGGCCTGATGCAGTGGATATGGTTGCACGTCTTACTGAACCGACAGTCGCGGTACGGACAGGCttcatttttcatatatttcttGAACCCATCTTTGGATAAGGCTTCGTCTTTGATGTGGTAGGTCTTGTGTTTCTCTGTAAATACATTGTTATTGGGTTTAGAATTGATATATATAATTATGGTAATGTCTAGTTATATTATTGTTGATGTAGTCAAGTTTCGAGCTATTGTCAGCATTCCAGTTATATTTTGTCGTTTCAAGATACGTGTTACTTTGTATAATATCCCGCTATTAATTTTGGAAAAGTCCAAATCAATATATGTACTACTATTTAAATGCCCTCTACTCACCCATATCAGCCTTATTCTTGAAGGTATAAGTGCATCCTGGTCTTCTGCAGTGGAAATGCGTGGTCCTTTGACCGGCGAAGACGCAATGAGGAGCAGCGCAGCTCTCAGTAGCCCTGAACCTTTGGAAACCTTCCTGAAGGATAGCAGAGTCTTTCCTGTGGTAATTGGCGTGCATTTGCACGTCTGAAGTTGATATGTATACCTGCAAATGaagaaaacaatagtttatGAGCTGCTGTTAGTAAAAATGTTGACGTGGAATTCGTCTCtgcaaattataagttttttaggGTTTAGAGGAAATAAAAGACTTGTCAGAGAGTCTTATGGTGTTGAAAACCTATTAATCTATGTGGATTGATCCAGATCTGATTATCTATGTTGATTGTTGTGTAAGAAATTAATACTttcgcattttttattttgaaacaagtatatatattatacagtgCGATTTTGAgaatttcattgaattttcaatACATTTCTTTTTGCTCTGTTTTCTTCCTTTTTAACGAAGGTTTTATCTatcttttttagtttatttttctatcgaGTTTTTATATTCATACCAGTTATTTGATGCCGTGTACTCATTTGTTCCGCAAGTGTTAATCTATATGCTTCTTTATAACAATTTCTGAGTATCTGTAATTGGCTGGTGATTCGCTAATTATATAAGTTTCtgagtaaatttaaaaaaaatgtgtggtCGATATCAAGGCGGAGTGACGCTTGAGTAGTCCTTTTAAATATGAATCTATGATGAGTTTAGacaagtaatataattaataaatgaactTGTTTCTCATAAAGTGTTGGTAGAAGGAGCGAAAGAAGTTGTTTGCGTGTTTAAAATCAAGGAAGTTTTTCACTAAATTGAAGATACAAATACCGATGcttaattttagaaattgtaagttttttttatatattttatattaaacaatttctttattcTACAAGATTTCATAAAGATGGATTATAAAAACCGGAGAATACAGAAAACAGAGTAAAACAAAGGATTGCTACGAAATTAGGTAAACGTTTACCAGACGcatcgatagatggcgttgaatGTTCAACGTTCTTTCTATTAAAGTACGACTTGAatctttctttaatattttgctatagtttttgttgtgattttaaataaatttagtttGGTATATGTCTGTTATTATGTAGTATCTATGGGGTCAATGACTGACAGAGTAGTATGCTTCCTGTCTTCAGTAAGATAGATTTTATCTGAAGGAAGGGCAGCATCCTGGCTTTGTGCTAATATCATCATTGGGATCACTGGTGCTTGttcatgttttgttttcttagtgTAAATCAGAGCAatctatacaataaaatatacgaaATACCTACCATTTCAGAATAAATTACcgcaaattttaataaaatacacgtCAAAATGAACATTTCCTTCATAATCACAATTAAACGGGGGAAATTTGAAAGATCCCAGATGTAAATGATGAAAATCAAGTTTTCACTGATGATAAAAACAATGTTGAACTTATATAACATGAGAACGACACGCCTTATActcccaaaggggtaggcagaggtagaGACAATgctaaactttataatattaaagctATTAatgctgttgatgataattCTTACCTTATCGCAGCCATCTTGGATGCAGTGGTAGTGGGTTTGGCTACGGTTGTGAGGACAGTCGCTGAATCTCTCAGAACAGTCGTCCAGGGGAGAGTATCTCATGAAGCCATGGGCGAGGGATTCGTCACGTTTCTTGTGCCActgtagaagaaaaaatatattaatgtacGATTCTCATTTCAGGATACCATAAAAACTAAATGTTCTAATAAAAACCATTAAAGACAATTACAGTATTTAAATTTGATTATTGATTTATAGAGACTACCGGAAAAAATctgttattgttttctttaggACAGGCCAGTCGCCTATCAGCGTCATAGCCATCGATTTCAATTTCTGTCActagtattatttacatataatctTCAAATAATTACCTTGAAGTGTCTGATCATCTCCTCTTTCTTGCAGAACACCCTGGCAGTGCAGTCCATGCAGTGGAAATGCTCCCGGTAACCCAGGTCCTTGCAGTATGAGGAACCGCATTCTAGAGTTGAGCTGTACCTGTAGAACAAACCATTTCAATTAAAACCTTTTGCCTTAGACTCTTATCTTTATCAAACAAAACATCTTCACTTTTTACTCTTTATCCATTGACCTCTTCATCATTAGAATTCTTGTTACCAACCAACAGAGTATCGAAATCATACAAAACAACTTCAACAGtacaaaacttattaaaatcATTACACAAATTAATATCCATATGTATAGCTATTGGAGTAAAAAATCCATTCGTAGGTAACGTCATCATGACTTCtgataacaatttaataacttCAAATTGATCACGAAAAATATTCACGCTCCAAAGTATACAACAAAAAGTGACaggtaaattatatttagaataATCAGTAGCAATACCTCTTAACGTATCTGGAGTAGTCGACTGTGGTCTGCAAAGAATTCTTCCGTGCCTGGTCCAAATGATTCAACGCCGAGAGCAGACCTACAAAAACGAAAAAACATGttgatacaaacaaaaaactatattatGCTAATACACATCGAAACAATAATAACTAACGATACATTCATCCATTCCTTTTCCGTCAAACTTATTCTTTTGTTTGGAACAGCCAAATCACCTCCATGCATCATATCCAGCCGAACAATGTAGTGTTTTCatcatattttaaaactagcgAGTCTTTATGAACGGTTCCGTTCACGTTTGCGTTACATGCTTCATAGTTAGAAGTTTTTAGTTCAAAAACAACTTAAACGTCGGGCGGGTTGTGTAAGCGGCCCCTCCCCATATCAAGTTTTGgagtatcaaataaattattatggtaATTAATCAATGTTTTCTCCTAGTCACTGTGGAGCGGCCCATTGTGAGTGATCGTTGACGCTTGCTCTATGTACACTGGTGCACGAAGCTCTTTTTGTATAtcgatttgttttttaataagacGAAAGATCTTATCTTTTAAATAGAAACGAATGTGTGGAGCGAGAATCAAATGCTTGAGACGTTCAAGTTTTATTTAGGAAACCGAAGCGTTTCACATTGATTTTACGGTAAAATTGTTGTTATAATGCGATTGCATACCTAAGTGCAAATATTATATGAGTTCGATTAACGTCTCggcaatttatattttgttaccatGTAATAAATGAGATTATTATTTGGAActtttcaagttatttttacATGTCGATCGAGTATTGATGGTACAAAAATGGtttaatgaaatatatattttcattaactcTTTTCCTAACCACTTCTGCACTCATCATTACAAGACATACTCGTATGTATTGTATCGAATTCTCGCGTGTAAAgttttaaagagaattaaacTCGAAACGATGCTATGTCGAAATACCGTcgcttttttttacaaaatcgtTTTTGAAAGACGAATTAATACCTATACTTATGTAGATTAGAGCTCACAACACAATGGCTGTTAACATGTAGCTAGATAATTTGTGTGTTACATAAGTCGTGCATGAATCGTGATTGTAATAACGGACAGGGTTTAGAGAGAGCAGGTTATTATTAATGAATGAGGGTACTTTGATCCGGAATTAGGGTTGACGATGATAGAAAAGATTTCGGAGACACTGATGATAAAAGCTTAGAAGGAAAcattaataatgatgatgatttaggACTAATAGATGTTGAATCTACTTTCATTATTGATAATGTTCCAATAAAAGAAGTATGTGAATGTATAGCGCATGTTTTgacgtttaaatatttgttgGTGTTCAGCCCTAGTTTTGGTTGTAACCGAGTTAATAGCTCACGACTTACCAGCGATAGTGCgaatatagaaaaacaattgtacATCGACAGTACTTCGTGTTTATTGCCTCTAATTTATGGAGATTATAGATAAGATTGGAACTGTTAACGAAAACAGTAAATTATAAGGCAGTtattaagaaaaagaaaatgtgtaaCAAACCACGAATAAGCAATAACAAAGTGGAGCAAACGTtcaaagaaatagaaataaatatagcaAATATTTCAATGCCAATGCACTAAATgataaagatattaaaactaGCTTAAACAGTTATGACCGGAGCAAAGTTTCAACAAACTAAATAAGTTATAAAGACTATTAAAGTCTATAAAAAAGTAGCATCCCGTTATGAAGATTTTATGCAAATTAATTGGCTTCAATATAAAAACGATCCATTTGATACTTCATGTTACAACTAGGTCTTATAGTAACAGTAATGCTTAAAGCAAACCTACCATTACATTTTCGAAACGATaccataatttacattttaggGAGTGGTACTCGCCATACTCCTAATTAAAATGCCCATATAAACATCATATCGAtggaatattaaatatatacgTGGCGccttaaaatttcaaattccGATGGAAATCAAAAAGACAATGGGTGTTCGAATCAGATAAGTACCGACACAATAAACATCCATAATACGATGGTAGGTTTTTTAGGAAATTTCGTAAGATATTGTGCCGGTTCATTCAGGCGAAACAATGGCTCCTCATAATGTCCTACATAATGGGTTTTTGAACTCGCTCAACGGAACCACGAGTGATCGAAAGTTCTTAGTACTGGGATTTATGATTCCAAGGAAATTGGGTGGGGACTTCCTTTTGAATTGATTGTCGTTGACAACTGAATGATACGGAGGGCATTGTAGTTGATCATAGGTAAGTGGAAGATGATTGTACACAGAAAATAAGCACAGAATTCAATATAGTTAATAGTACATCCAGTTCATTGCATAGCTAAGCCAAGATACCTAAAACTGATTAGCTCCAGTCTAGCTCCACTTTTTTACCAGATCAGGATgtaaaataaacagacaaaGTGGATACAAGTGTACATAATGACTATACGGATCAACGGGCGACTACAGAAATAATCATGACTATACGTAcgaaaaaaacaacaaaaaccaaAGAACTGAATGTtggcaaaaaataaaagaacgaAATCGATATAATTCACACGTTTCTAGAGTTCCGACGGATAAGAGAAATACTGCTCGATTTATCTTTTTGAaactattaaagtaatttgCATTGGTCATTTTTGAAGCCGATACCATTCAGTAGGAGCCTTTTATAGAACTTTTCCAGATAAGCTGTCTATTTCTCCACGCGAGCTAGCCATGATGGATGTAGTCTGACGCCCTCagtaaatatcattttttaCTCACAACACACAAACGATTATTGTATACGTTTCGGCAAAAAATGAAACAGAATGTTCTGTACGTGAGTGCActcaataatttttaaatttcctgaGACAGCTGTGACCCAAGCATGCCTGGGAATCCACATATAATCCCTCTCTGGCATTTAGTTAAGTGGAAAACGAATAAATGTCAGTTGGTACTGTTCAGTGTTCAGTTTCGGTCACCGTTTACAGTTCTATgactaattgaaattaaaatgtcacTTAAGATTTAGATAAACGGATTTGTGTGGCCGATTTTAGATTGTTCTTCAAAGAATGTCCGACGAAAAATGTGTCAGATCAATCAAATATGGAGTTTAGAAGTTCCTAGAATTACTTAACAGTTTTAAGATTAAAAGCTTTTGTTTTTCCTAGTCacttaatgtttaaattaactGTCAATTATGTTCTGTCTACATTTTTTGCTGCACTACCGTTAGCTACTTGTGTATTAAGTAGAACGATttataataataccttttgaATATTGTAATCAATCTACTTGCAAAACAACTTTTCCTTCAATATCGATCACCAatcattttatacaaattaacaaCGGTTACTTTCAAAACGCATTTGATATCTCTCATTAATTATTCCATTGTCTTCACATCGACAATCAGATCATCGTGCAAGAGTTCAATAACTGCATCAATTTCTTGCATCAGTACCCGTCTTCCATCTAAATTGACATTTACTCTCTGCAAGTATGTCTAAAATGTAAATGCGGTTACTACACACACCAATTCACGTGTGTTCGCAACTATTTATCGTCCCATAATAACTGCCAAGCAATACTCAACTTTATTACGACCGTGTAAGGAAAAACTGGATTTATTCAACAGCAAATTCAAAACATCTTTGGGAATACGTGTCCAGCATAACCTGATATGTAATGttgattactttattaatgtttttattgaaacgAGAGATCAAGTTAGGTTGGGTGGTGTGGTCAATGTGATAGTACATTTAAGTGAGGCTGTATCGTATAGGAGGTAATGAGGCGGGGCGATGGGTGTACGTACGGACAAAGATCTGACTATTGACATACACGAGATCATCTAtatataagtatctacttagAATTCTTAAGCTTATTAACAAGTTATGATGTCGAAGACTTGTTTTGTGACTTAAAATATTAACGAAGACAAAAACAGAATATGAAATGCTTATGTATCAAATACTCAATAGAGCGTATTATTGAATACATTACACATATGGAAGTTCTCGCGTatctaattgaataaaaatatgaatctcTCATCCCAATTTGTACAGAAACGAGATGAATCATATCATTCCTTGGAGCGTTACGTCAATTGATGGCCAATTTAAGTATACAGCTGGTTTCATTGTCTGTAACCAACTTCGAACTTTATGTCCAGGAATTATGATTGTAAATTGGGTGTGAACATTTTATAAGGATGTTTCAACACATTTGTCATGTCCCaagtactttttattacaatatttcggTGCGCGATGTACAGATAAGGGGCCGTGgtgtctagttttatttttccaaGGATCCGTTCCCATTGTTGGCgttagaatttaaaatatttccaacGTTTTCCTGTATCGACAATAATACGTTTTTTACAAGATATTCTTATTGTTCTGTATCTTCAAATCTTTTTGTATaaccaaatatattattgtgGTACGATTTTAGCTTTACATATTTGAAAAAGTAACATTTTCCTCAATCTGAAGATAGAACAAAAAATTTGGGGCTTCCCAAGGCACGGTTCTTGGTCCAACGCCTAATCTGTAGTAATGTCAAGTTGTCAATCAAAGAACTAATGATAACAGTAAAATCTGTAACTCGATCTTAGAACCGTCCTATTAAGTCCATCAGTTACGTTATAATTGCCGTGCATTGTGTACAGTGTAGTTAATTGTCCATATTAAACTTAGTAATGATCATTAATTACTTGCCAATATGATTTCAGACGTTTACACGGGCAGGCGCTCGTAAACTTTAGTCGGCGGATGAAAGAGCCGAGATAATTATGAACGTACGCATGCGTAGATCAAATCGGGATCCATCGATCGATAAGGGATCTAGATATGTTGCGCCGGCGATCACTTGTTCCTATTGCGTTTGTTGATGGCAATTTTATGTGCAATGTAACGCCCGATGACGTACGCATTCTGTTACACGTTGCCGTGTTTGTAGTTAGCTACGGTGATGATATTCATtatcttttattaaatcttCGTACGAATTGTGTACCTGACGTGTAATCATGTTCAGTGTCATTACACAATACTTCCATGTGTGGTGTGaatcataattatcattaaattgaACTTTAGCGTCCACTGTTAATTTTATTCTCATcatcacattttttattgatttaaatgcTTTTGTGTTTTCCGATATTATTATcgatttattgatatttattatgtgaTGAACGGCTAATGCAATTTCCATGTCGATAGAAAGAGATTCGCGATCAAACACCATACGATTGGGTCGTAGATCTTCGTCTTTGTTCGGCCATCTCCGTCGTCCGGCGCACGCGCTGATTGGAGTAAATGATTCCGCATgatcttgttttgttttattctgttTACTCTGTCTTGCTTGATGGTTTACgggttttgtttttagttttgtacGGCGACCAGTCAATTAGAgcgtacatttttgttttaaagaaagTATTGATTTAGAATTTGGTTCTGTATGTATAATGAGACTCtatatgaaagaaaataaatttccAAGAATTCTATACCATGGGAAAGCTAATAAAACCTAGATCTAGAATGCACAGGAAGACTAACACAGGAGCTAGCAACATTATAAATCATTAATAAAGAAGgaaacgaaaataataaaacgtagtCGCATGCGCATAATGCCAAGTGCACGTTCAATTTTCTCAATACCTGACTGGTCTAAACTGCGGGGCGtggtttacaatacaaaataggTAATTGGCTTGCAAAtcgaatatttttgtgttgctaAATGTCACGAGCTATGTGGTCACACGATATTTAAAGATAAGCATGTCATTCATGGGGAAATAGATGTGGATGAGAATGGATGAGTGTGGATGATCATTCACACTTGTGAATTCCAAACGTTTGTTGcaattttgtaggaaataatacttttgctttgtcgtttatattgttttt from the Spodoptera frugiperda isolate SF20-4 chromosome 16, AGI-APGP_CSIRO_Sfru_2.0, whole genome shotgun sequence genome contains:
- the LOC118280644 gene encoding uncharacterized protein LOC118280644 isoform X5, coding for MTTAMAAHQESIHERLQPAPEEPLYLHHEASSWPESSDHQDEHSTDMSPYYNMPKRNKRKNFKPRCAPNTTAFSDDSNGANCDETGSPINGNDRTTPENVGEDDKDDGNYTKIGVKNFSLLKGGAVDLSRRLSTDSNENIDSNYQNRLPEDKKVDSFQHSYIHSLQINQGAERDRTVLNFSNLQNKTFCAKNPFAISQLIKTNSPPRRRDSDSDEDKGQDINANERLEENQEQMETNETQQNGDASNATNRILRDYAMNTMKELLGIYGLSSNEVADAISGQIRALEALQGKPFTQLPLGLKRRHDSGMEDGTDRSMRRSSSATEDEGSTNITPPKTPDNDIEAQRQRALQIINQQSMRLFNRSQGQEEDGSGSDDGDQTLDLSVSRDTDGQEQSATSSAANSVSEFEQQNLLMRKNLEDLANLQMQGFFQKQSSMDADDSQERKLQASGLLSALNHLDQARKNSLQTTVDYSRYVKRYSSTLECGSSYCKDLGYREHFHCMDCTARVFCKKEEMIRHFKWHKKRDESLAHGFMRYSPLDDCSERFSDCPHNRSQTHYHCIQDGCDKVYISTSDVQMHANYHRKDSAILQEGFQRFRATESCAAPHCVFAGQRTTHFHCRRPGCTYTFKNKADMEKHKTYHIKDEALSKDGFKKYMKNEACPYRDCRFSKTCNHIHCIRPHCNYVLHSSSQIFTHKRKHERKEQEMSFGLPTSVIQNALMQPGADLSMYSPGGNVLVDDDMSNPMMDSDYPHPFNPALVEEISRKYIETFNGGKEAEDKCNKCSAFNKHYHCLADGCKMAHSCHTTMVKHVMEHEQQNQVTEAYFVTYTRNNPCGNSACQHIRDITHYHCTWENCGAVILSSEEHPFRRLEHHRQHAILSPMSPNLASRFAPNFPPQLSAQLHPNMAAQLGQVPNLPNLPPNLAQLAQMAPSLSSQLTPNLQAQLNLGPNPGVVPQQVNPSSSLDEMFSRKRGRPPKNRVVEVYTDNITPTAIFTSFKLPKSNQLPPVIQSPVIPTIEEFPRIKFQHFEVFTSPDTCSSSYPACQLRMARLHLHCSNCSFAGETHIIMETHMREVHGVSPLLEGFDYFASFDQCGGKSCFKNQLRSHFHCAQGNNCPAILTQYSALATHKHGRGTPVIKSETDQEKQFEEAKDYSLKERASVDSVSSMKEPNESFTPANFSIKSEFEREQDSVSVKATGTFYPSSHLRSNTSSPSPRSIYDASPSKEMKPRMDYDHKKVFEPPKITGPTIPPSCHDQTCPLNKNSTGMNLHYHCPHCSQAYVDLKLLFSHMVKKHSNSMEPGPVGLAATKETLEREYPEISILPSTASSSSTSQAPSPSHSQRPPNPADQVQAVQSLLLQQYLAGGRKGSLQEQLKMQQQYTASLAGLPGLAQVALFSQGGSPFSLYPTMLYPPELLLEQSLLQGHGLPPGLDKEAEMIAKTRTHTTRGPHMRVMKDEPIPEGYLRFRFNEDCAYQHCGYREHQTHFHCTRKDCGYSFCDKTRFVQHTARHERLDTLMGGDFQQYRANVYCKRPECPHASTFGTGQNKASHFHCLKCDFVCTDTNKVVAHRRQHQKLDSIQAAGFEKFPPSKGCGYEPQCIHSKKQTHYHCLQCGFAVLGLSQMTSHKYKHQEANLGPSTSGTN